A single Corynebacterium resistens DSM 45100 DNA region contains:
- the metK gene encoding methionine adenosyltransferase, translating to MSVVRSAESVCIGHPDKLCDLIADYILDDILTLDPTARVAVEVMASGRRIIVTGEITTTVRPRLRACAREALRRAGYNPNRFLIYVWVRRQSADIGAGVSTSLEARAGDESAYASLGAGDQGTVYGYATNETPQRLPLPLVLAHEICRRLDAARTDGTIRGIGPDGKSQVSVVYDELGTPIGIDTVIVSIQHDADKDLEVLEREARTLIVAPAIEAYLPGVAAKHVLVNPSGRFVTGGPTADTGLTGRKLMVDTYGGLGPHGGGAFSGKDPSKVDRTGAYMARLIAKTVVDARLAEECHVAISYVIGKADPVAFHIDTFGTGQYPDWLLTDAAQAIFPLRPAAIIERLGLRAPIYAKLSTYGHMGHALSEWEWTLPFTDKLTTEVTCRAHQAATHQ from the coding sequence GTGTCTGTAGTGCGAAGTGCTGAATCTGTGTGCATTGGCCACCCCGACAAGCTGTGCGATCTGATCGCAGATTACATCCTTGATGACATCCTCACTCTCGACCCGACGGCACGCGTGGCCGTTGAGGTCATGGCGAGTGGCAGGCGCATCATCGTCACCGGTGAGATCACCACCACTGTCCGGCCCCGTCTGCGCGCCTGCGCGCGAGAGGCGCTGCGTCGGGCTGGGTACAACCCGAACCGGTTCCTCATCTACGTATGGGTGCGCCGCCAATCCGCCGACATCGGCGCGGGCGTTTCCACCTCGCTCGAGGCGCGCGCGGGCGATGAGTCGGCGTATGCGAGCCTCGGGGCTGGCGACCAGGGCACCGTCTACGGGTACGCCACGAACGAAACGCCCCAGCGTCTGCCGCTGCCGCTCGTGCTCGCCCACGAGATCTGCCGCCGCCTCGATGCCGCCCGCACCGACGGTACGATCCGTGGGATCGGCCCCGACGGCAAATCCCAAGTCAGTGTTGTCTACGACGAGCTGGGCACCCCGATCGGCATTGACACCGTGATCGTCTCGATCCAGCACGATGCAGATAAAGACCTCGAGGTTCTTGAACGGGAGGCGCGTACGCTGATCGTTGCTCCCGCCATTGAGGCGTACCTGCCCGGTGTCGCGGCTAAGCACGTGCTCGTCAACCCGTCCGGTCGTTTCGTCACCGGTGGTCCCACCGCTGACACCGGGCTGACCGGACGCAAGCTCATGGTCGACACCTACGGTGGGCTCGGCCCGCACGGCGGTGGCGCGTTCTCGGGTAAGGACCCTTCCAAGGTCGACCGGACGGGCGCATACATGGCGCGCCTGATCGCGAAAACCGTGGTGGACGCGCGTCTGGCCGAAGAATGCCACGTCGCTATCTCCTATGTGATTGGTAAGGCTGACCCGGTCGCCTTCCACATCGACACCTTCGGCACCGGTCAGTACCCGGACTGGCTGCTCACCGACGCCGCCCAGGCGATCTTCCCGCTGCGCCCGGCCGCGATCATCGAACGGCTCGGCCTACGAGCCCCCATCTACGCGAAGCTCTCCACCTACGGGCACATGGGCCATGCCCTGAGCGAGTGGGAGTGGACGCTGCCGTTCACCGACAAGCTCACCACGGAGGTGACCTGCCGTGCTCATCAAGCAGCTACCCATCAGTGA
- a CDS encoding site-specific DNA-methyltransferase: MLIKQLPISELKPADYNPRKDLQPGDADYEKLKRSLTEFGYVEPVIYNRTTGHVVGGHQRLKVLADLGHTEVDCVVVELDETREKALNVALNKISGDWDDNKLALLIADLDAADFDAELTGFDDEEIAQMIGSLDDDEVTDDRFDLTEALEAASFVQRGDIWTVGRHRLVCGDATNPDDVQTLMGGKSANLVLTDPPYNVAFESSDGLTIRNDAMKADSFYEFLLAAFTNMAGVLDKGGSAYVFHADTEGLNFRKAFIDAGFKLSGCCIWVKNSLVLGRSPYQWQHEPVLYGWKQGAKHKWFADRKQTTIWNFAKPRKNSDHPTSKPLDLLAYPIRNSTQANAIILDTFAGSGSTLMAAEETDRIAYCMELDEKYASVILRRYADATGDAVGITCQRGDTQYTYLDLVKQVDRDPE, encoded by the coding sequence GTGCTCATCAAGCAGCTACCCATCAGTGAGCTCAAGCCTGCCGACTACAACCCGCGTAAGGACCTCCAGCCCGGCGACGCGGATTACGAGAAACTCAAGCGTAGCCTCACCGAGTTCGGTTATGTCGAGCCGGTGATCTACAACCGCACCACCGGCCACGTCGTCGGCGGCCACCAGCGGCTGAAAGTGCTCGCCGACCTCGGCCACACTGAAGTTGACTGCGTGGTCGTCGAACTGGACGAGACCCGCGAGAAGGCCCTCAACGTCGCACTGAACAAGATCAGCGGCGACTGGGACGACAATAAGCTGGCCCTGCTCATCGCCGACCTGGACGCGGCCGACTTTGATGCCGAGCTCACCGGCTTCGACGACGAGGAAATCGCCCAGATGATTGGCTCCCTCGACGATGACGAGGTCACCGACGATCGTTTCGATCTCACGGAAGCACTCGAGGCCGCCTCCTTCGTCCAGCGCGGGGACATCTGGACCGTCGGCAGGCACCGGCTCGTCTGCGGGGACGCCACCAACCCAGACGACGTACAGACGTTGATGGGTGGAAAGAGTGCGAACCTGGTGCTGACTGACCCTCCCTACAACGTCGCCTTCGAATCCTCCGATGGGCTCACGATCAGGAACGACGCGATGAAGGCCGACTCCTTCTACGAGTTCCTGCTCGCCGCGTTTACGAACATGGCGGGAGTTCTCGACAAGGGTGGGTCTGCGTATGTGTTCCACGCCGACACCGAAGGGCTGAACTTCCGCAAAGCGTTCATCGACGCCGGATTCAAACTCTCCGGCTGCTGCATCTGGGTGAAGAACTCACTTGTGCTCGGCAGGTCACCGTACCAGTGGCAGCACGAACCAGTCCTCTACGGGTGGAAGCAAGGTGCCAAGCACAAGTGGTTCGCTGACCGGAAACAGACCACGATCTGGAACTTCGCCAAGCCGCGTAAGAACTCCGACCACCCGACTTCTAAGCCGCTGGACTTGCTGGCCTATCCAATCCGCAACTCCACCCAGGCCAACGCGATCATCCTCGACACCTTCGCTGGCAGCGGTTCAACACTGATGGCAGCCGAAGAAACCGATCGCATCGCGTACTGCATGGAGTTGGACGAGAAGTACGCCTCGGTGATCCTGCGCCGGTATGCCGATGCGACCGGGGACGCAGTCGGGATCACCTGCCAGCGAGGCGACACCCAGTACACGTACCTGGATCTGGTCAAACAGGTCGACCGCGACCCCGAGTAA
- a CDS encoding DUF4314 domain-containing protein, translating to MTPGQRVRLIATSDPYTSLRPGALGTVAFVDDLGTVHVDWDTGSNLGLIPGEDSWETLPSATPEK from the coding sequence ATGACTCCTGGCCAGCGGGTGCGCCTGATCGCCACCAGCGACCCGTACACGAGCCTGCGCCCCGGTGCGCTTGGCACCGTGGCGTTCGTCGACGACCTCGGCACCGTCCACGTCGACTGGGACACAGGATCGAATCTGGGGCTGATCCCGGGCGAGGACTCCTGGGAAACCCTGCCCTCAGCAACGCCCGAAAAATAG
- a CDS encoding Nmad4 family putative nucleotide modification protein, whose protein sequence is MNTAEKLTTEALQMRVDSYGAILAHGDYTLATFATWTKKDGYGNSAQVYRLTEAPIDGFGPDARGRSECALELIAEADHLFEDAGHAIAWALTQI, encoded by the coding sequence ATGAACACCGCCGAGAAGCTCACCACCGAAGCCCTGCAGATGCGCGTCGACTCCTACGGGGCGATCCTCGCACACGGCGACTACACGCTGGCCACCTTCGCGACCTGGACCAAGAAAGACGGCTACGGCAACAGCGCCCAGGTTTACCGCCTGACCGAAGCCCCGATCGATGGCTTCGGCCCCGACGCACGCGGCCGCAGCGAATGCGCCCTGGAGCTCATCGCCGAGGCCGACCACCTTTTCGAAGACGCCGGGCATGCCATCGCCTGGGCCCTGACCCAGATCTAA
- a CDS encoding terminase large subunit yields MTSTYQPTRFMADGSTYNQRKADFAVAFIQALRHTKGRWAGTPFTLLGWQEQIVRDLFGTIKPDGYRQFTTAYVEIPKKQGKSELAAAIALLLTCGDGEQAAEVYGCAADRQQASIVFEVAADMIRQSPALSKRVKILSSQKRIIYKPTNSFYQVLSAEAYSKHGFNISGVVFDELHTQPNRALFDVMTKGSGDARTQPLYFLITTAGTDTHSICYEQHQKARDILAGKKHDPTFYPVIYGAELDDDWTDEKVWHKANPSLGVTVPVEKVRAACNSARQNPAEENSFRQLRLNQWVKQSVRWMPMHIWDACADPVDLDELEGRPCYGGLDLASTTDITAFVLVFPPYGEDEKYRIVPWFWIPEDNLSLRVARDHVPYDLWHSQGFLETTEGNVVHYAHIENLIEQLGTRFDIREIAFDRWGAVQMSQNLDDAGFTVVPFGQGFKDMSPPSKELMKLALEGRLAHGGHPVLAWMVDNIHVRTDPAGNIKPDKQKSTEKIDGVVATIMALDRAIRGGSSDTGTSVYDSRGLLVF; encoded by the coding sequence ATGACGAGCACGTATCAGCCGACCAGGTTCATGGCCGACGGCTCCACCTACAACCAACGCAAAGCCGACTTCGCTGTCGCATTCATTCAGGCGCTGCGCCACACCAAAGGCCGCTGGGCAGGCACACCCTTCACACTGCTGGGTTGGCAAGAACAGATCGTGCGCGACCTGTTCGGCACCATCAAACCCGACGGCTACCGCCAGTTCACCACCGCCTATGTGGAGATCCCCAAGAAGCAGGGCAAGTCCGAGCTGGCCGCCGCGATCGCGCTGCTGCTGACCTGCGGGGACGGGGAACAAGCCGCCGAGGTCTACGGCTGCGCGGCCGACCGGCAGCAAGCCAGCATCGTCTTCGAGGTCGCCGCCGACATGATCCGCCAATCACCGGCCCTATCGAAGCGGGTGAAAATCCTCAGCAGTCAGAAGCGCATCATCTACAAGCCGACCAACAGCTTCTACCAAGTGCTCTCCGCTGAGGCGTACTCCAAGCACGGGTTCAACATCTCCGGTGTTGTCTTTGATGAGCTGCATACCCAGCCCAACCGCGCGCTGTTTGACGTGATGACCAAGGGCTCTGGTGATGCGCGCACCCAGCCGCTGTACTTCCTCATCACCACCGCAGGCACCGACACCCACAGCATCTGCTACGAGCAGCACCAAAAAGCGCGCGACATTCTGGCGGGCAAGAAACACGACCCCACCTTCTACCCGGTGATCTACGGCGCGGAGCTGGATGATGACTGGACGGATGAAAAGGTCTGGCACAAGGCCAACCCCTCGCTTGGCGTCACGGTGCCGGTGGAGAAGGTGCGGGCGGCGTGCAACTCGGCTCGCCAGAACCCCGCCGAGGAGAACTCGTTTCGCCAGCTGCGGCTTAACCAGTGGGTCAAGCAGTCCGTGCGGTGGATGCCCATGCACATCTGGGACGCATGCGCAGACCCGGTAGACCTAGACGAGCTGGAGGGCAGACCTTGCTACGGCGGGCTGGACTTGGCCTCCACGACGGATATCACCGCGTTCGTGCTGGTATTCCCGCCCTACGGGGAGGACGAGAAGTACCGGATCGTCCCGTGGTTCTGGATTCCCGAGGACAACCTTTCGCTGCGGGTGGCGCGTGATCACGTGCCCTACGACCTGTGGCACAGCCAAGGTTTCTTGGAGACCACGGAGGGCAATGTTGTCCACTACGCCCACATCGAGAACCTCATCGAGCAGCTCGGCACACGCTTCGATATCCGCGAGATCGCCTTCGACCGGTGGGGCGCAGTCCAAATGAGCCAAAACCTCGACGATGCCGGTTTCACCGTCGTGCCCTTCGGGCAGGGCTTTAAAGACATGAGCCCACCGAGCAAGGAGCTGATGAAGCTCGCACTCGAAGGCCGCCTCGCCCACGGGGGCCACCCGGTGCTGGCCTGGATGGTCGACAACATCCATGTACGCACCGACCCGGCAGGAAACATCAAACCCGACAAGCAAAAGTCCACCGAGAAGATCGACGGGGTTGTCGCCACCATCATGGCCCTTGACCGCGCGATCCGAGGCGGCAGTAGCGATACGGGCACATCCGTGTACGACTCGCGCGGGCTGCTCGTCTTCTAA
- a CDS encoding phage portal protein, whose amino-acid sequence MGLFDWLRGTNARQVSNHQLSSSYSFLFGPTSSGRTVTERSAMQMTAVYSCVRILAEAIAGLPLHVYRTEKDGSKVKATDHTLYRLLHDEPNPEMTSFVFRETLMTHLLLWGNAYAQVIRNGLDEVIGLYPLMPNRMSVGRDDAGRLYYEYQTTSDEPAGEWTRIRLSSADVLHIPGLGFDGLVGYSPIAMAKNAIGMAMATEDYGASFFANGAAPGGVLEHPGTIKDPSRVRESWQQTFGGARNANKVAVLEEGMKYTPISVSPEQAQFLETRKFQINEIARIFRIPPHMVGDLEKSSFSNIEQQSLEFVKYTLDPWVIRWEQALTKTLLSPREKPSVFVKFNVEGLLRGDYVSRMNGYAVARQNGWMSANDIRALENLDRIAAADGGDLYLVNGNMLPLSMAGAYATTQRTQQDAPPGEEQPSVEQRVERRSR is encoded by the coding sequence GTGGGACTTTTCGACTGGCTACGCGGCACCAATGCCCGGCAGGTGTCGAACCACCAACTGTCTTCGAGCTACAGCTTCCTGTTCGGGCCCACCAGCTCCGGGCGCACAGTCACCGAACGCTCAGCGATGCAGATGACTGCGGTGTATTCGTGCGTGCGGATCCTGGCGGAGGCGATCGCAGGCCTGCCCCTGCACGTCTACCGCACCGAGAAGGACGGGTCGAAGGTCAAAGCCACCGACCACACGCTCTACCGGCTGCTGCACGATGAGCCCAACCCGGAGATGACCAGCTTCGTCTTCCGCGAGACGCTCATGACGCATCTGCTGTTGTGGGGCAACGCCTACGCGCAGGTCATCCGCAACGGCCTTGATGAGGTCATCGGCCTGTATCCGTTGATGCCCAACCGGATGAGTGTGGGGCGCGACGATGCGGGCAGGCTCTACTACGAGTACCAGACCACCAGCGACGAACCAGCCGGTGAATGGACACGTATCCGGCTGTCGTCTGCTGATGTGCTGCACATCCCGGGGCTCGGGTTTGATGGGCTGGTGGGCTATTCGCCGATTGCGATGGCGAAAAACGCGATCGGCATGGCCATGGCCACCGAAGACTACGGCGCGAGTTTTTTCGCTAACGGGGCTGCCCCCGGCGGGGTGCTGGAGCATCCGGGAACGATCAAAGACCCCTCGCGGGTGCGCGAGTCCTGGCAGCAAACCTTTGGTGGGGCCCGCAATGCCAACAAGGTCGCGGTGCTCGAAGAGGGCATGAAGTACACGCCCATCTCCGTCTCCCCGGAGCAGGCGCAGTTCTTGGAGACCAGGAAGTTCCAGATCAACGAGATCGCCCGGATCTTCCGCATCCCACCGCACATGGTGGGCGACCTCGAAAAATCGAGCTTCAGCAATATTGAGCAGCAGTCGTTGGAGTTCGTGAAGTACACGCTTGACCCGTGGGTCATCCGCTGGGAACAAGCCCTGACCAAGACGCTGCTTAGCCCGCGTGAGAAGCCGAGCGTGTTCGTGAAGTTCAACGTTGAGGGCCTGCTGCGTGGCGACTACGTCTCGCGCATGAACGGCTACGCGGTGGCCAGACAGAACGGGTGGATGAGTGCCAACGACATCCGCGCGCTGGAAAACCTCGACCGCATCGCTGCCGCCGATGGCGGCGACTTGTACCTGGTCAACGGCAACATGCTGCCGCTCTCCATGGCCGGGGCCTACGCCACCACCCAGCGCACGCAGCAGGACGCACCGCCTGGAGAAGAGCAGCCTTCGGTGGAACAACGAGTTGAAAGGAGGAGCCGGTGA
- a CDS encoding head maturation protease, ClpP-related, translating to MRRFWNWEPPAPDIDSPAGSDTSRVLRINGVIAEESWFDDDITPALFASELAAGSGDVTVWINSPGGDVVAAAQIYNMLIDYPGHVRVHIDGIAASAASVIAMAGEVVAMSPVSMLMIHNPATLAVGDADELGRAIDMLAAVKESIINAYELKTGMSRAKLARLMDQETWMDARAAISMGFADDYLTGSRTPPDPDDEDGEEPDKQKPWPPTSRNPAPLGDAASGVCFARKPAEQLLVAHLTDTPPTTPPPAPEPTRPAGRKVVDLYAALINHTH from the coding sequence GTGAGACGGTTCTGGAACTGGGAGCCACCCGCTCCCGACATTGATAGCCCGGCAGGTAGTGATACCAGCCGGGTTTTGCGTATCAACGGGGTGATTGCTGAGGAGTCATGGTTTGACGACGACATCACCCCGGCCCTGTTCGCCTCCGAGCTGGCGGCAGGGTCCGGTGATGTGACGGTGTGGATCAACAGTCCCGGCGGCGACGTCGTCGCGGCAGCCCAGATCTACAACATGCTCATCGACTACCCAGGCCACGTCCGCGTCCATATTGACGGGATCGCGGCCAGCGCCGCCAGCGTGATCGCCATGGCAGGTGAGGTCGTGGCGATGAGCCCGGTCTCGATGCTCATGATCCACAACCCGGCCACCCTCGCCGTCGGTGACGCCGACGAGCTGGGCCGGGCCATCGACATGCTCGCAGCGGTCAAAGAATCCATCATCAACGCCTACGAGCTGAAAACCGGGATGAGCCGGGCCAAGCTCGCGCGCCTGATGGATCAAGAGACCTGGATGGACGCGCGTGCCGCCATCAGCATGGGCTTTGCCGACGACTACCTCACCGGCAGCCGCACCCCACCCGACCCAGACGACGAGGACGGCGAGGAGCCGGACAAGCAGAAACCGTGGCCGCCGACGTCACGAAACCCCGCCCCGCTGGGCGATGCCGCCAGCGGGGTGTGTTTTGCCCGCAAGCCCGCCGAGCAGCTTCTCGTCGCACACCTGACCGACACGCCACCGACCACCCCGCCACCAGCCCCAGAGCCCACGCGGCCTGCGGGTCGAAAAGTGGTGGACCTGTACGCCGCCCTGATCAACCACACCCACTAA
- a CDS encoding phage major capsid protein gives MSTMTISDLRTRRADTWEKAKAFLDERRDTTTGCLSAEDDQTYARMEADIDKLTNEIARAERAQRLDADLARATNAPLTSMPGQTGEETESKTGRATASYKRAFWDAMRLNASPMEVRNALSEGVDSEGGYLVPDEFEHTLVQSLADQNIMRGLANVIQTTSGDRKIPVVSTHGSAGWLDEGKPYTESDETFSQITLSAFKLGTFLKISEELLGDSVFDVEAYLAAEFARRIGAAEEEAFLVGDGKGKPTGIFDATGGGISDVTTAKATDITADELIDLHYSLRAPYRARAVWLMNDATVKTVRKLKDNQGQYLWQPALTAGAPDMILGKPVYTSTFAPEIKAGAKTVAFGDLSYYWIADRQGRSFKRLNELFATSGQVGFLASQRLDGKLVLPEAVKILTQKAGA, from the coding sequence ATGTCCACGATGACGATTTCTGACCTGCGTACCCGCCGCGCCGACACCTGGGAGAAGGCCAAGGCCTTCCTCGACGAGCGCCGCGACACCACCACCGGCTGCCTTTCCGCCGAGGACGACCAGACCTACGCCCGCATGGAAGCCGATATCGACAAGCTCACCAACGAGATTGCTCGCGCCGAGCGCGCCCAGCGCCTGGACGCTGATCTGGCACGGGCCACGAATGCGCCGCTGACCTCGATGCCCGGCCAGACCGGCGAGGAGACCGAATCCAAGACCGGCCGCGCCACCGCATCCTACAAGCGAGCATTTTGGGACGCGATGCGGCTGAACGCCTCTCCCATGGAGGTGCGCAACGCCCTGTCCGAGGGGGTCGATTCCGAGGGCGGCTACCTGGTGCCCGACGAGTTCGAGCACACCCTCGTGCAGTCGCTTGCCGACCAGAACATTATGCGCGGGCTTGCCAACGTCATCCAGACCACCAGCGGGGACCGCAAGATCCCGGTCGTGTCCACCCACGGCAGCGCCGGATGGCTCGATGAAGGAAAGCCCTACACCGAATCCGACGAGACCTTCTCCCAGATCACCCTCTCGGCGTTCAAGCTCGGCACGTTCCTCAAGATCAGCGAGGAACTGCTCGGCGATTCGGTCTTCGACGTCGAGGCCTACCTCGCCGCCGAGTTCGCCCGTCGCATCGGTGCCGCCGAAGAGGAAGCGTTCTTGGTCGGTGACGGCAAGGGCAAGCCGACCGGCATTTTCGATGCCACCGGTGGTGGTATCTCGGATGTGACCACCGCGAAGGCCACCGACATCACCGCCGATGAGCTCATCGACCTGCACTACAGCCTGCGCGCCCCGTATCGGGCTCGGGCGGTGTGGCTGATGAACGATGCCACCGTCAAGACCGTGCGCAAGCTCAAGGACAACCAGGGCCAGTACCTGTGGCAGCCAGCACTGACGGCCGGTGCCCCGGACATGATACTGGGCAAGCCGGTGTACACCTCCACGTTCGCACCCGAGATCAAGGCGGGCGCGAAGACGGTGGCGTTCGGTGACCTGTCCTACTACTGGATCGCTGACCGGCAGGGACGCTCCTTCAAGCGCCTGAACGAACTGTTCGCTACCTCCGGCCAGGTCGGTTTCCTCGCCTCCCAGCGTCTGGACGGCAAGCTCGTCCTGCCCGAGGCCGTCAAGATCCTCACCCAGAAGGCCGGAGCCTAA
- a CDS encoding head-tail connector protein → MNQELVGQVKANLILAHDADDELIAHLVAAATSYACSFQHLPEDYYEAHEMPGSTRQAIVMLASHFYESRDGSTAGFWSDKPDAAKAMWGAVNMLLRLEREWKV, encoded by the coding sequence ATGAACCAGGAGCTTGTTGGCCAGGTCAAAGCCAATCTCATCCTCGCCCACGACGCCGACGACGAGCTGATTGCCCACCTGGTGGCAGCTGCCACCTCCTATGCTTGCAGCTTCCAGCACTTGCCTGAGGACTACTACGAGGCCCACGAGATGCCCGGTTCGACCCGGCAGGCGATCGTGATGCTCGCCAGTCACTTCTACGAGTCGCGTGACGGCTCCACGGCCGGGTTCTGGTCCGACAAACCCGATGCCGCCAAAGCCATGTGGGGCGCGGTGAACATGCTGCTGCGCCTTGAGCGCGAATGGAAGGTCTAA
- a CDS encoding phage head completion protein: MAGIGSMRETIDLITPVARRDAAGFTASAEQVVASVRAYRQMRHASSAWVNRAAYTQATVLFRIRTIPGLTVSEVMHIAAADGRYVIDTVEPIGGYIEILAHRLQPEGAHHGARPDPTPQ; the protein is encoded by the coding sequence ATGGCAGGTATCGGCAGTATGCGAGAGACCATCGACCTCATCACCCCCGTGGCCCGAAGGGACGCTGCGGGTTTTACCGCTAGCGCCGAGCAGGTGGTCGCCTCGGTGCGCGCCTACCGCCAGATGAGACACGCCAGCTCAGCGTGGGTCAACCGTGCCGCCTACACGCAGGCCACCGTCTTGTTCCGCATCCGCACCATCCCCGGGCTCACCGTCTCGGAGGTCATGCACATCGCCGCTGCCGATGGCCGCTACGTCATCGACACCGTCGAGCCCATCGGCGGCTACATCGAGATCCTTGCCCACCGTCTGCAACCGGAAGGAGCCCATCATGGCGCGCGTCCAGATCCGACTCCCCAATAA
- a CDS encoding HK97-gp10 family putative phage morphogenesis protein has protein sequence MARVQIRLPNKYIDALEATSRLLDTAADEVLTAGANVVEPRMRANLAAAIGQATTTPSRSTGQLIGALGVTSVKVNSRGDHNVKVGFAENRRDGRSNALIANVLEHGRSNQPARPFLAPTRSQTRRGAVEAMKTVLKAKLDGITP, from the coding sequence ATGGCGCGCGTCCAGATCCGACTCCCCAATAAGTACATAGACGCACTCGAGGCCACCTCACGCCTGCTGGACACTGCAGCCGACGAAGTTCTGACAGCTGGCGCGAACGTGGTCGAACCACGCATGCGAGCCAACCTCGCCGCCGCGATCGGGCAGGCGACCACCACGCCGTCCCGCTCAACCGGCCAGCTCATCGGAGCCCTGGGTGTCACCAGCGTGAAGGTCAACTCACGAGGCGATCACAACGTCAAGGTCGGTTTCGCCGAGAACCGCCGGGATGGCAGGTCAAACGCGCTGATCGCCAACGTGTTAGAGCACGGCAGGAGCAACCAGCCCGCACGCCCGTTCCTGGCACCGACACGCTCCCAGACCAGACGGGGCGCGGTGGAGGCGATGAAAACCGTGCTTAAAGCCAAGCTCGACGGGATCACACCATGA
- a CDS encoding major tail protein: MATIGLDKLYYATITENPTTGEETYASPKPLAKAISAELSVEVAEAILYADDGPSEIVKEFKSGTLTLGVDDLGAEAAAALTGATLDANGVLISSSEDGGTPVAIGFRAARSNGTFQYFWLYRVKFALPNTTLATKADSITFSTPSIEGTILRRNKPDAKGRHPWKAEATEGDPKVKAEIITGWYQSVYEPAATSPGK; encoded by the coding sequence ATGGCCACGATTGGTCTTGACAAGCTCTACTACGCCACGATCACCGAAAACCCCACCACCGGCGAGGAAACCTACGCCAGCCCGAAACCACTAGCCAAAGCGATCTCAGCGGAACTCTCCGTCGAGGTCGCCGAGGCAATCCTCTATGCCGACGATGGGCCCAGCGAGATCGTCAAGGAATTCAAATCCGGCACGCTCACCCTCGGCGTCGACGACCTAGGAGCAGAAGCCGCAGCAGCACTGACCGGTGCCACCCTGGATGCCAACGGGGTACTCATCTCGTCCTCGGAAGACGGCGGCACACCGGTAGCGATCGGGTTCCGTGCCGCCCGCTCCAACGGCACCTTCCAGTACTTCTGGCTCTACCGCGTCAAGTTCGCCCTGCCAAACACCACGCTTGCCACCAAGGCCGACTCGATCACGTTCTCCACCCCGAGCATCGAGGGCACGATCCTGCGCCGCAACAAGCCAGACGCGAAGGGCCGCCACCCGTGGAAAGCCGAAGCCACCGAAGGCGACCCCAAGGTCAAGGCCGAGATCATCACCGGCTGGTACCAGTCCGTCTACGAGCCCGCCGCCACCAGCCCCGGCAAGTAA